The Pseudomonas sp. TH06 genome contains the following window.
GACCCTGTTTCACCCCTTTGCGCTTCCCCGACAATTCTGGCGACTGCCCCCGGCGCTGGCTCAGGTACCGGGTGCAACTGATGCGCTGTGAGTGTCTGGCGATTTCCCATTTCCATGTCGGCGAAAATCAAAACCCGGGGAAACCAACGCCCTCCTCCAGCCACTTCTCGAATTCGAACAGAGCGGCTCCTTGTTCCATTGGCGCGTAGTAGACAAGGCGCAGATGCCGTTCGACATCGATCGTCAGCGTGGTGTGCTCGAGACTGACATCGCCAAATGAGTCGATCGCCAAGTGTCGAATACCCTGACAGGGACCATGAATGTCCTGCCGGGACCACCAGCCTTTGAATTCCGCGCTGACACTCTCAAGTTCACGCACCAGCGAAGCAACGTCACTTTCGTTAGAGGCGTGAACATGGTCACGACGAAAACTGGAGAGCATCTGGATTGCCTGGTCGTCCCAGGGCTGAAAGAGAGACTTCGTGCGCGCGTCGGTAAACAACATTGATAAAAAGTTGCGTTGTTCGGGCGTCTTCTCGGAAAACTTGAAAATCTTGTCAGCTGCGGGGTTCCAGGCCAGGACATCCCAGCGAAGGTTCAGCACATAAGCGGGTCGCAACGGCAGATCCGCCATCAGCCGATGAACGATCTGCGGAACCACACACCAGGTCTTGCCCTCCTCGGCCGGCGGTCGCTGGTGGGAAAGCAGGTAGAGATGTCGGCGCTCCACAGCATCCAGTTTGAGGACCCGGCAAAGATTATCCAGAAAAGCAGGTGACACACCAATATCGCGTCCCTGTTCGAACCATGTGTACCAAGACAAGCCAACACCGGCCAGTGCCGCTACTTCTTCTCGACGCAGTCCGGGTGTACGGCGTCTGCCAGTCGGGGGTAACCCTGCTTCCGCAAGTGATATGCGCTCTCGGCGGCTGCGTAAAAACTCAGCCAGGTCCTGTCGTGTGCGCTCAAGACTCCTTTCCATTATCCGATTACTCCCAGTAACACCATAAACAGTGGCCATTGTACTGACGATCAGGCTGCTAAAGAATCCGCCCGGTCCGCAACAAGTTGCCAAGAGCACAAGGAGTGACTCATGTCTAAAACAATACCGGCACCCGTTTACCTCATTGCAATCGGCGCTTTTGCGCTGGGGATGGCGTCTTACGTCACCGCCGGCCTGATCCCGATGATCGAGCAGGCCTTTGATGTGCAGGTCGCCGTCGCGGCACAACTGGTCACGGCGTTTACGCTTGCTTACGGTATTGGCTCCCCAGTCTTCGTGGCCATGTTGCCAGCGCAGCGACAACGCTTTGGCTTGTTGGTCGCATTGGCGTTGTTCGTGGCAGCCAACGTCGCCAGTGCCCTGGTTGACGACTTTGTCGCCCTGCTGGTTTGTCGAGCCGTCGCGGGTATCGGCGCCGGCGTTTATCTGGCCACCGGCATCGCCGCCTCGGCCGCTGTTTCAGGCCCGGAACTGCGAGGCAAGGCGATTGCCGTGATCATGGGCGGCATGGCCAGCGGCACGGTACTTGGAGTGCCTGTCAGTCTGCTGCTCGCCGAGCAGTTCGGTTGGCAGATGGCGCTGTGGCTGGTGGCGTTTCTCGGCCTGATCTCCTGGCTGGGCCTGCTGATCAAGTTGCCTGCGATCTCTGCCGGACCGGCGCTGCCGATCAGCCGCAAGCTGGCCCTGCTGCGAGACCGCAACGTGATGACCATTCTGCTGGTTTCGCTGTTGGCGGCAGTCGCCAGTCTGGGCATGTACACCTTCATGGTGCCGTTGATGGCTGACCCGGCCTACGGCGGCGTCGATAACATCACGCCGTATCTGTGGGTCTGGGGCCTGGGGGGTGTGGCGGGCAGTTTCCTCGTTGGGCCGCTGGTGGATCGCATCAAGGGACCGATGCTCACGTTCCTGATTCTGCTCATCCTCAGCGTCTCGTTGTTCGCGTTGCCGGCTGCCGCTGCTGTGACACCGTGGCTGGCGATGATCCCGATTGCCGTCTGGGGCGCCGTAGGCTGGGCACTGCAAGTGCCGCAGAACAACCAACTGATCGCTGCGCGTGATCACAAGGGCGACGGCAATCTGGCCGTGGCGCTCAACGAGTCCGCACTTTATCTGGGCAGCGCCATGGGCGCCGCGGCCGGTGGCTTCATATTGCTGCTGCAGATGCCAGGGTGGACGTTGGCGATCAGTGCCGGCGCGGTATCCGTTGTCGCTGCGCTGTTGCAATGGGTGCAACTGCGCAACGGAAAAACCCATGCGGTCAACGGTGCGCCAAGGGTTTCTGCGCAATAACCCGTTTGCATCGTTCGCTATTGCGCCGACACGGCTTTGAGGCCCGCGAGAGCGTAAGTCATCATGTGCTCGATCAGCACGGCGGGTTCCATTTTCAGCCCCGGCAGCACGTTCTCGCTCAACGCTTCATGGGCCAATAGCAGGAAAAGACAAGGCGCAAATACGCCCAGCGCACAATGCAGCGTGGTCGGGTGATCGTCCGGCAAGCCCAGGATCTGCCCAAGAATGCCGCGAAAGACCTTCGCTTTCGGATAGGCCTGCTGCTCCAGCACCGAGGGCAGCAGGCTCGAAGGCGACAGCAGTTCCCGGCTCAACACCTTGAGCGCCCAGGCATCTCGATGATTGCGCACGCGCTCGATCAGGACAGTGATGATCAAACGCAATTTGTCCTCAGGCGAGGCAGGGCTCTGGCTCAAGCTGAACAATATATCGATGCTGAGCAGGCGCTCATGGGCTTCGAGCAGCACGGCACGGTACAGGCCCTCCTTGTTCTCGAAGTGATAATTGACCGACGCCACGTTCGAGTTGGAGTTCTCGCAGACCTGTTTGCTGGTGGTGTTGGCATACCCCAGATCGGCAAACAACTGCCCTGCTGTCTCCAGAATATGCTGGCGGGTCACCCGGCCATCTTGTCGCTGAGCACGTAGAGAGGCTTCCTGATTCGGACCGGACACGAGCATGAACTCCTATTAACTCAAATTCAAATTTGACTTTTATTTTTATGAAGCTTAGCTTCAAATCACCTACATACCTCGAAAGGCATGGATATTGGCGACGAATGTTGTCAGCTCCAAGGCCATTTAGCCAAAGGAAAACATCGCAATGGATGCGCGCGTAATGACCCCGTTCACCTACTTCTCTCTGCCGATGCAGAAGCAGTTCCTGCGCAATCGCGAGGCGATCAAGGATAAACCCTACGCCAAGTATTTCTCTGCGCAGATGAATGTCCCCCTTTCCGCCGTGTGCAAGATCCAGCAAGGACCACTGCCGCTGGAACAGACCATCACGCCGAGCATCGAGGACATCAATCGGTTGCTGGAGGCGGACTTCGTCAGCGAGGAATCGGGATACGCCCTGCTGCCCGGGCCAATGGCGTATGTGCAGAGCCGCAAGTTTTTCCCGCGCTCGACCGCAGCGATGCTGAAATGGTGGTTCATGTGGCACCCGCTGGAAGCCGAACGCTATACCCTGTGGTTTCCTTATGCCCATGTCAGCAATCCCTGCGTCAATCACGAACGCCTCAAGCAGACGTCCCTGAGTTTCGAACAGCGCTTGTACGGCAACACCTTCTGCGCCTCGGAATATGTCGGCGATCGCCTGATGCACCTGCATATCCACTTCCAGGACCCGGAAAAACTGGGCTTGCGTGCCGATCTGTACCGCGACGCGAAAATCGACGGTAGCGTCAGCGCGTTGATGAGCCTGGCGGAACAACCCGATGTGCCGGTGTCGCTGATGGTGCACTTATTCAAAGAAACTCCGGAAGGCCTTCATCTCACCAGCCGCTACTGGGTCGGCAGCCATCCGTCGATGTCGCGTTTTCCTGGTGCCGAAAAGGCTGCCGCACTGATGGCGGCCAACGGCTTCGGCGAAGCGGAACTGGAAACTCTCGCCTATGAATTCGCCGTTCATGACCTGTGCGAATTCAACCATCTGGCCAGTTTCCTGCCAGAACTGTATCGAGAGTTCGGCGCTGCCTGAACCCGCAAAAAAAAATGTTCCCCCCAGCGACAAGGCTAAGGGGAACATTTCGTAAACCAGAATCACCCCTTCGAACTGATACCGTTTAGTAAAAGAGTCGTAAATTCCTCGATATCTTTCTCCATCTCCAACTGCTCGGTCAGCAATCGGTACCAGCAAAATCCAAAGATCATATCCAGCAAAAGTTCGCGATTGGTGTCCTTCGGTAACTCACCACGGCTGATGGCATTTTCCACCAATTTCTTCGGCATTTCCCTTCTGCGCTCCATGAATTGGTTTTTTAACTGAACCAATGTCACAGGGTCCAACTGAGCCTCGGCGATGACGCAGCGAAATGCTTCGCCGCAAATCGTTTCACGCCAGACTTTCCAGAGATTGTGCAGCAAAAAGTCGAGATCCGCTTTTAATG
Protein-coding sequences here:
- a CDS encoding TetR/AcrR family transcriptional regulator, with product MSGPNQEASLRAQRQDGRVTRQHILETAGQLFADLGYANTTSKQVCENSNSNVASVNYHFENKEGLYRAVLLEAHERLLSIDILFSLSQSPASPEDKLRLIITVLIERVRNHRDAWALKVLSRELLSPSSLLPSVLEQQAYPKAKVFRGILGQILGLPDDHPTTLHCALGVFAPCLFLLLAHEALSENVLPGLKMEPAVLIEHMMTYALAGLKAVSAQ
- a CDS encoding helix-turn-helix transcriptional regulator, with the translated sequence MERSLERTRQDLAEFLRSRRERISLAEAGLPPTGRRRTPGLRREEVAALAGVGLSWYTWFEQGRDIGVSPAFLDNLCRVLKLDAVERRHLYLLSHQRPPAEEGKTWCVVPQIVHRLMADLPLRPAYVLNLRWDVLAWNPAADKIFKFSEKTPEQRNFLSMLFTDARTKSLFQPWDDQAIQMLSSFRRDHVHASNESDVASLVRELESVSAEFKGWWSRQDIHGPCQGIRHLAIDSFGDVSLEHTTLTIDVERHLRLVYYAPMEQGAALFEFEKWLEEGVGFPGF
- a CDS encoding MFS transporter, which gives rise to MSKTIPAPVYLIAIGAFALGMASYVTAGLIPMIEQAFDVQVAVAAQLVTAFTLAYGIGSPVFVAMLPAQRQRFGLLVALALFVAANVASALVDDFVALLVCRAVAGIGAGVYLATGIAASAAVSGPELRGKAIAVIMGGMASGTVLGVPVSLLLAEQFGWQMALWLVAFLGLISWLGLLIKLPAISAGPALPISRKLALLRDRNVMTILLVSLLAAVASLGMYTFMVPLMADPAYGGVDNITPYLWVWGLGGVAGSFLVGPLVDRIKGPMLTFLILLILSVSLFALPAAAAVTPWLAMIPIAVWGAVGWALQVPQNNQLIAARDHKGDGNLAVALNESALYLGSAMGAAAGGFILLLQMPGWTLAISAGAVSVVAALLQWVQLRNGKTHAVNGAPRVSAQ
- a CDS encoding 2,4-diacetylphloroglucinol hydrolase translates to MDARVMTPFTYFSLPMQKQFLRNREAIKDKPYAKYFSAQMNVPLSAVCKIQQGPLPLEQTITPSIEDINRLLEADFVSEESGYALLPGPMAYVQSRKFFPRSTAAMLKWWFMWHPLEAERYTLWFPYAHVSNPCVNHERLKQTSLSFEQRLYGNTFCASEYVGDRLMHLHIHFQDPEKLGLRADLYRDAKIDGSVSALMSLAEQPDVPVSLMVHLFKETPEGLHLTSRYWVGSHPSMSRFPGAEKAAALMAANGFGEAELETLAYEFAVHDLCEFNHLASFLPELYREFGAA
- a CDS encoding TetR/AcrR family transcriptional regulator; translated protein: MARTPSRSSIGSLRNPHTHKAIISSTIEILKECGYSGLSIESVARRAGASKPTIYRWWSNKAALIAEVYENESEQVRKHPDLGSLKADLDFLLHNLWKVWRETICGEAFRCVIAEAQLDPVTLVQLKNQFMERRREMPKKLVENAISRGELPKDTNRELLLDMIFGFCWYRLLTEQLEMEKDIEEFTTLLLNGISSKG